From Jaculus jaculus isolate mJacJac1 chromosome 19, mJacJac1.mat.Y.cur, whole genome shotgun sequence, a single genomic window includes:
- the S100a6 gene encoding protein S100-A6 has translation MACPLDQAITLLVAIFHKYSGKEGDKNTLSKKELKELVQKELTIGSKLQDAEITRLMEDLDRNKDQEVNFQEYVTFLGALTLIYNEALK, from the exons ATGGCGTGCCCCCTGGACCAGGCCATCACTCTCCTGGTGGCCATCTTCCACAAGTACTCTGGCAAGGAGGGCGACAAGAACACCCTGAGCAAGAAGGAGCTGAAGGAGCTAGTTCAAAAGGAGCTCACCATCGGCTCT AAGCTGCAGGATGCTGAAATCACACGCCTGATGGAGGATCTGGACAGGAATAAGGACCAGGAAGTGAACTTCCAGGAGTACGTCACCTTCCTGGGAGCCTTGACTTTGATCTACAATGAAGCTCTCAAATAA
- the S100a5 gene encoding protein S100-A5 isoform X1: protein METPLEKALTTMVTTFHKYSGREGSKLTLSRKELKELIQTELTLAEKMKESSLDDLMKSLDKNSDREIDFKEYSVFLTTLCMAYNDFFLEDSK, encoded by the exons ATGGAGACTCCTCTTGAGAAGGCTTTGACCACCATGGTCACCACCTTCCACAAATACTCAGGGAGAGAGGGTAGCAAGCTGACCCTGAGTAGGAAGGAACTGAAGGAGTTGATCCAGACGGAGCTGACTCTTGCAGAG AAGATGAAGGAGAGTAGCCTTGATGACCTGATGAAGAGCCTGGACAAAAACAGCGACCGGGAGATCGACTTCAAGGAGTACTCGGTGTTCCTGACTACGCTGTGCATGGCCTACAATGACTTCTTCTTGGAGGACAGCAAGTGA
- the S100a5 gene encoding protein S100-A5 isoform X2: METPLEKALTTMVTTFHKYSGREGSKLTLSRKELKELIQTELTLAEMKESSLDDLMKSLDKNSDREIDFKEYSVFLTTLCMAYNDFFLEDSK, encoded by the exons ATGGAGACTCCTCTTGAGAAGGCTTTGACCACCATGGTCACCACCTTCCACAAATACTCAGGGAGAGAGGGTAGCAAGCTGACCCTGAGTAGGAAGGAACTGAAGGAGTTGATCCAGACGGAGCTGACTCTTGCAGAG ATGAAGGAGAGTAGCCTTGATGACCTGATGAAGAGCCTGGACAAAAACAGCGACCGGGAGATCGACTTCAAGGAGTACTCGGTGTTCCTGACTACGCTGTGCATGGCCTACAATGACTTCTTCTTGGAGGACAGCAAGTGA